In the genome of Candoia aspera isolate rCanAsp1 chromosome 1, rCanAsp1.hap2, whole genome shotgun sequence, one region contains:
- the LOC134503874 gene encoding olfactory receptor 5J3-like, which translates to MGNSTQVTEFVLTGLTDDPQLQLILFVTFFAVYAITLVGNVGMIALIRTSPQLHTPMYFFLTNLSFLDICYSSSVTPKFLSNLLKGNKVISFAGCFTQLYFYGLFATTECYILAVMAYDRYVAICNPLLYLVTMSPKKCVQLIAFSYIAGIINALVHTTAASQLSYCGPNVIKNFYCEVPPLLELACSNIIFNDLLRFIFVGFNVITTSLTILTSYIYILVTVSKDRSAKSRRKALSTCTSHLTVIGIFYGCGSFIYAQPSSRRSQHLDQMASVFYVVVTPMLNPLIYSMRNQEVRGAFRNVLARTFHVQHI; encoded by the coding sequence ATGGGAAACAGCACACAGGTGACAGAATTTGTACTCACTGGGTTGACCGATGACCCACAGTTGCAGCTGATCCTCTTTGtgactttttttgctgtttaCGCCATCACTCTGGTGGGGAATGTGGGCATGATTGCCTTAATCAGGACCAGTCCTCAACTCCACACACCTATGTACTTTTTCCTCACCAACCTATCGTTCTTGGATATCTGCTATTCATCGTCTGTCACTCCAAAGTTCCTATCCAATCTTCTAAAAGGGAATAAAGTTATTTCTTTTGCAGGTTGCTTTACTCAGCTTTACTTTTATGGCCTGTTTGCCACCACAGAGTGTTACATCCTAGCTGtgatggcctatgaccgctatGTGGCAATCTGCAATCCTCTACTCTACTTGGTCACCATGTCCCCAAAAAAGTGTGTCCAGCTTATAGCATTTTCTTATATTGCTGGGATCATAAATGCTTTGGTGCACACAACTGCTGCATCTCAGTTATCCTACTGTGGTCCAAACgtcattaagaatttttattgtgAAGTTCCTCCCCTATTAGAACTTGCCTGTTCCAACATTATCTTTAATGATCTGTTGAGGTTTATATTTGTTGGGTTCAATGTAATAACAACCAGCCTGACCATCCTCACCTCTTACATTTACATCCTGGTCACTGTTTCAAAGGACCGCTCTGCCAAGAGCCGTAGGAAAGCCCTGTCCACTTGTACCTCTCATCTCACGGTCATTGGTATTTTCTATGGATGTGGTAGTTTCATCTATGCACAGCCAAGCTCTAGACGGTCTCAGCACCTAGACCAAATGGCTTCTGTGTTCTATGTAGTGGTGACCCCCATGCTCAATCCATTAATCTACAGCATGAGGAACCAGGAGGTAAGGGGTGCTTTCAGAAATGTCCTAGCAAGAACATTTCATGTTCAACATATATGA
- the LOC134503951 gene encoding olfactory receptor 5AP2-like, which produces MGNSTQVTEFILTGLTVNPQVQLILFGTFFAVYAITLVGNVSMIILIRISPQLHTPMYFFLTSLSFLDICYSSSVTPKFLSNILKEKKIISYGGCFTQMYFYGLFATTECYLLAVMAYDRYVAICNPLLYLVTMSQRKCAQLIAISYTAGIINALVHTVAASRLSFCGPNIIKNFYCEGPPLLALSCSDVSLNDLLLFVFVGFNIIATSLTVLTSYTYILVTILRIHSTRSRRKAFSTCASHLMVITIFYGCSSFMYARPSSRQNYHLDQMASVFYVVVTPMLNPLIYSMRNQEVRGAFRNVLARTFHVQHI; this is translated from the coding sequence ATGGGAAACAGCACACAGGTGACAGAATTCATACTCACTGGGTTGACTGTTAACCCACAAGTGCAGCTGATCCTCTTTGGgactttttttgctgtttatgccATCACCCTGGTGGGAAATGTAAGCATGATTATCTTAATCAGGATCAGTCCGCAACTCCACAcaccaatgtacttcttcctcacCAGCTTATCTTTTTTGGACATTTGTTACTCATCATCTGTCACCCCAAAGTTCCTTTCCAAtattttgaaagagaagaagattatTTCCTATGGGGGTTGTTTTACACAGATGTACTTTTATGGTCTCTTTGCCACCACAGAGTGCTACCTCCTAGCTGtgatggcctatgaccgctacGTGGCAATCTGCAATCCTCTACTCTACTTGGTCACCATGTCCCAGAGAAAGTGTGCTCAGCTGATAGCAATTTCCTACACTGCTGGGATCATTAATGCTTTGGTGCACACAGTGGCTGCATCTAGACTGTCCTTCTGTGGCCCAAATatcattaagaatttttattgtgAGGGTCCTccccttttagctctttcctgCTCAGATGTTAGTCTTAATGATCTGCTGTTATTTGTATTTGTTGGTTTCAATATAATAGCAACAAGCCTGACTGTTCTCACTTCCTACACTTATATCCTGGTCACCATTTTAAGGATCCACTCTACCAGGAGCCGTAGGAAAGCCTTCTCCACTTGTGCATCTCACCTCATGGTCATCACCATTTTCTATGGTTGTAGTAGTTTTATGTATGCACGGCCAAGCTCTAGGCAGAATTATCACCTAGACCAAATGGCTTCTGTGTTCTATGTAGTGGTGACCCCCATGCTCAATCCATTAATCTACAGCATGAGGAACCAGGAGGTAAGGGGTGCTTTTAGAAATGTCCTAGCAAGAACATTTCATGTTCAACATATATGA